The genomic stretch GTCATTTACcaggaaacaacaacaacaggcAGTCTTCATCATAGAGTCCATGTAGTTTTGAGCTCAAGAAGACACAACACTGGATTAAGAGCCCCCTGTGAGATCAGGTCCCAAGGGAAGGAATAGCTACTTTAAGGGTCAGCAGCCTGGGTGGGAAAGCCTGAAGAAAACACAGGGAGATAAAGAGCACATACTTTAAAGGGCAGAGACTTCTGCTGTAGCGAACAGAGATCTTCTCTTTTATGGTGTTCTTGTACTTTCCTGGTTGTCCTTCAGAGAAGTGAGGATGCGGAAGGGGTGTTCAGCGTGGGTCTCCACTATGTGATCAAGAGCACATCTGAATGGGAGCACCAGCTTTGGTCTGGCAGCTAGAAGCTATTGTAGCTGTCATTGGAGACTGAGAGATTGACCTCAGCACATCccaaatcctgaaaaaaaaagctctgagaTAATCTCTGAACTCCTGCCTTGGGGAGCTTCAATCATTCACTGCATGTGAATCTGTTATGGAGCTAAAGTCTCAGGAAGGCAGATCTCCAGCAGGAGATTCTGGTCTCTTGCTTTTCCCTGACATCCCCAATGGAAAGAGAATTCAAGTCTTGTAGCACCACGTCAAAGATAGCCCTTCAGGGCTCATGGATGAGGCAGCTGTAGGTAACTCTCTTTTCATGGTATCAGCTGTGTCTCCTTAGATGTACGCTGGGGAACCAGGTGAGATTAAGCTGGAATTAGGCTGGCATTCTCTGACTTGAAATTGGGAAAACTTGGAACCAAAAGCAATGGAGGAAACTGTCCTTCTGATGGAGATCAAATAAGTGTTCAAAGATCTCACTGTCACCACTGAGTGACCTTCTGTCACCATAGTAGAATGTGACAGAGCAAAAAGTCTTACCAATCAGGCAAGCAAAGGAACTGCCTTATTTCTCACAGAGGCTGCTGCAGAATATCCATATGACTAGAGATGGGcacaagcaattaaaaaaacccccaaaaaacaacaaagtttTGACAGTAGTGCTGCACAGTCAAAAAACTCCAGGCAAGCCCCAAGGGCACTCATTAGTAAAAAAAGACATCTCCCTCAGGGAGCTGAAGGTGGTCCCTTAAGGGAAACCTTTCTACAACATGGATGGAAAAGTTGAGCGATAGGAACATAGAGGGTCCCTTCAACGGAGAGTGAAGAACCCTAACGAGGAATCGGAACACAAGCAGAGCATCCTCCAGCACTGGTCTCTGCCCAGGCTTGACTGGGAGCAGTTACACAGctggaaaaagctgaaaagctggCATTAGGCTCTAGGCCCATTGGCAGGGATGAATGCAACGATAATTTGCAACTCTCCAGCTCAAATCCTGCCCCAATGCGATCTCCACTAGCACAGGCCTTGCATCCCTGAGAAACGATCTCAGCAGCAGGTGAGAAGGCCCAGACTGCAGACAGCCCTCACAGGGAAGGTGCCCTGCGTAGGAGCAGGCAAAGGAACCCTTTGTTTCAGCAGCAGTGGAGCCCCAGCTGGTTTTGAACCCTTCCCTCCTAGTGCAGGAACCTCCCTTGCAGTGCTATAGTCACATCCTTGGGAGGACCCGCATCAAATGTCTCTCTGCGTGTtgtggggagggctgggagatGAGAGTGGGAAGCCTGGAGGTCACAAGAAAGTCACAGAGCAGATCCCATGACCGATGCCTGGGGTAACCAAAACATGCAAAGAGCACAAGGCCTTTATAGCCCTGGACCATTTCGCAGAGGCTGAAATCTCagactttttcttcctcttaggCTTTCTGCAGTCCCTGTTGAAGGCTCCAACAGGCTGTGGTGGTCATCAGACTTCACAGAAGCCTGCGAGAGCTGCAGAGAGCCCCAGTGCAGAGCCAGAGGCAGCCACACAGCTCTCCGGACCGGGATGGGAGCCAGCAGGCTTCCCGGGGAGCAGACAGCACCCTTGCAGGGCTCAAGCTCCTGCGTTTTCCCCAACAGAAGCAGGCTAGATGTTTGTACACCCACAATGTGAACGTGCAGATGAACAAGCATTCAGACAAGTAGTGTATTCCCCCTTCTTTCAAGAAAGGACTGGTTTTAGGAGAGCTGTTTTCCCCTTGGCCAGGGCAATCCTCCAGAGACGGCTAACCAGTGCAAGCCAGAAGTGCCACAGTTTGAAGATACAATAAacagagaggcagagaaacCTGCAAGGGGACACCCATCTTCCAGTAATTCGTGCCTGACCCACAACATGCATACAGGAGATATATACCGTGAAGGACTATTCCTTTCAAAATCAGACACTTGCTTAATGACACTCCACAAATTCAGGAGGCTCTCTGAACAGCCCCTACACACACTTTTGTACAGTTGCACCACAGTACCCAGCAACAGACAGTACTTTAACGAGGGAAGATGGACTGCTGATGAGTAACGGGTCAATATCCACACACAGACCCCAGGAGTCACCCACCTTCACTTTCTGCTCTCATTAATTGCCTTGGTGTGTAATGACCCTACCGGGTGAAAAATGTGAGTAAGCCTCTATAGCACAGAAGTCATCGCTTTGCAAGTTATTTACCCAAAGAGAAAACCCTTGGCAGTGCTAACAGAGCTAGAAGCAGTTAAATTACTGCAAGAAAATCAGACAGTTTACCACGTAGCATTACAGCTCAGTGAACACTTAAAGCTGGCAccacagggagaggaggaagccTCCCTCCACACACTGGCACAGTGTGTGCGGCACTGTGTGGTGAACTGGAGTGGGAGCAAACACCgctgaaaaataaagattatttcAGCTAGATCAGTTCTTTGATCCAGTTCACTGCACAAAGACGTGCGCTGGCACTAGAAAAGGGCAGTCTAGAGGTGATAACTTGTCCTTTAACAAGTGCCAGTTTAAAGAGGTTGCTGGTCTCGGGCTGCAGTTAATCAATtccagcaggcagagctcagttCAACAGCCAGCCCCAAGATCTGCTCCGCATCCCGTGCCACGGAGCTCTCTTCACCCCTATTTCCCACACAGTTTCAGGTCAGCACTTTCATTGATCTGCAGGGGTTGAACAGGCAGTGCTATAAATAAAGAGCCGTTAATCAACTATTTAAGTGCcctttttactgaaataaagaaaacccacagaaatgacgtcaaggaggggggggggtgtggaaCCCAAGCCAGTGAGCGAATACAAAGATGATCCAGGAGAGCGCTCCAGGAACAGACGTCAGGCTGAAGTGGCTGGGaggacagctgtgctggctgttgAGTCAGACTCTCCAGTGCTCCTGCGCTGACTCactccctcccagctgccagcGCACGCTGTGCAGTCCATTCAGTACCAACAGGAGTTACTTGTTCAGAGTTCAAGTGCATCTGATTCATCATGAGCCATCAAGCTTCTGCAGTCGTCAGAGCTCCGTCTCTCACTGCCATTCCCCGCTGGCTAACCTGCTCCCGTTACCCCTGCGAAAGGGAAGGGTCAGAGAAGAGAGACCCTCCTACTCAAGTCCTTCTGggtcttctcttcttccctctgctcccagctctggGACAGAAACACAGCTTAGCATTTAGGACCAGGCTAACGTGCAGATTCACAGTCAAGGCCACAGGGTCCTACAGGCTGCCTCTGCACACAGAAGCCACAAAAAGCGGGTCCCCggctttccctgctgcagcctaGGGAGAAAGTTTGcggttttcttttcccttccccagacCTGGCTTGGGAACGTGCTATGCAGCCTGGCTCTTGCCAATTATGCTTTTCCAGAGGAAGATGCTAGGCTCTCCCAAAACCTAGGAACGGGAACAAATAGGTGTTTGCTAAACACCCTCCAGGAACACAACACTggagtatctctttctcaggcACTTGCTCTTCACACAGCCTTAGACAGAAGGATCCCACACCTTGCAGACCTTGTAAACCCTAAGTAAAAGACTTGCTCTTCCAGTTGTCCCTCCCACAGTATCTGCACCTCTGCACCTGTGGCACAGCCCTGTTGTATCTCCACCAGCTCTCGGAAAATATATAAGATGCAAGAGCTGGCAGATCTAGGATCTACTGAAAAGCTGTGTTCGGCACACAGGATCCCATGTCAGGAAACAGACCTTTTGCATGACCAAATGCAACCGGAGCACCTGGGACATGAGCCAGCGCAAAGCCTTAACAACCGCCTGCCCTGCAACCAGAAACCTGCCCTGCCATGTGGCCTCACATCCCAGTCCCGCATGCCAGGAGTCCTCCAACCCGAGACATCAGACCGACTCTCAGGAAACCTTTCTCTAATTCCCCTGCTCCCACGTTTCCTGTGTGACCTTGGTTTGCACGGCTGTCTCTTGGAGCCTTTGGGTGTTGTTTCATGAGTCTCTGGTTTTGGTAGTAGAACTGGCTTAagcttcttccttcctcccacctccACAGGGTTAAAGcaagaaagaagcaaacagTGGCACAGGGCAAGAACAAAGAACTACTTTGAAAGCTGGTCTCACTGCCATGGGGCTCAGGAAAATGAGAAAccctcattttcttcagctgtgaaaGAGGGATATTACCATCTCCCTGCATTATGTGACATAAGATGCAAAGGATGAAGACAAACATTAAAGATTATGAGATGCTCTGAAGATGAACCTTGCCACATCTTGGATTTGGTAATGGCAAACTCCTGCATACCTCTCCTGTTTTACTTGGTGAAATAGgtcaaaattaaaagtaaaaaaaaaaaaaaaagccctctaaACCTATGAAATCTGTTTGCAGCTTGACTTAGGCTCCACTCACCAGCATGTAAGAGTGTGCCACTGAACAGCGTAGGGCCAAACTGAGGAGTTCTACTGTTGTCCAAGTACAGCTGAAGGCTGAATTTGAATTATGGTATTTGAGAGTAGTCTCCCAGGAAGGGAAGCAAATAACAACAGATAATCAGACAAGAGGCAGAGTTACCAAATGGTCAAAATCAAAGAACATCTTTTATTGGCCAAAATCACCAAGAAACCATTTTCTTccaataaacaaaacaaaaacctaacTGAAACAGTGGAAAATCTTTGCTAACAAAATGAAATGCTAACAAACCTCGCATAAACTTGACTGTTCATGTTCATCCTCTGGAAATACTCCACCTCCTAAATaagttcctttttctccttaacCCCACTGCACCACCAGAAGTAGGAGAAAAACGGCAAAACTCAGAGTCATTTAGGACAAGAGAACAAACACCCTGGGATGTAAGAGCCTGTCCATTTACACAAATGAAAGAGGCTGTTGGTGTTTGCAAATATCTTATACGCAAGGTATCTGAAACTAGTAATTTCCCCTTTTCTGAAGATACAAACATTTTATTACAGGAACTACAGTTTTGGtgtgagttttgttttttttttaatcccaggACACAGGTACAGATGTGGCCTATATAGGTTGTTAAAACTCAGACGCTACCTGCAGTTTATCAGCTAACACTTCTCTATTCGGAAgcctagtttaaaaaaaaaaaaaaattggttacACTGAGTTCTGAAGGCAAATGATCAAATTAAAACTCAACATTTACTCATGTCAGTAAAACAAATACCAGCCAGTGAAAGCAGATGTTTGAGAAAATCTTGCTCTCCATGGTAACAGAAAtcttggaggaaaggaaaaaacaaaggagagagagagagagatgtgcCAGTGTGCAATACACCAGTTCCAATGGAGaaattctcagaaatattttcactaaTTTCTCAACTAAGGGGGATACATTAACAGAAGCCATTTAAAAAGATCTGGTTAATAAACAGTTATGTAAATCTGTTCAACTTCCTGATGTAGGTgaaaatttaagaaacaaaaggcaaaaaaaatcagtgtcttAAAAAAAGTATAGATATTTACacactgtgttttttaaaacaccacATGTATCTGCACTGAGCTGCGTGCTGTGCACACGTCTTTAAAGGTGTGTGAGCAGAGACAGCTGAAGCACATCACTGCCAGAGCAGCGAAGCAACACTACAGAACTAATGAGAATTTCAGCTCATGGGAGTACTGACTACTATTGCTGCTGTGCACAGAACGGCACCGTGTGTTTTGACAGAGGAATTCCACTGGAAACAGAGAACCTCCTGCCCTAATGTAGACATgattttacaaaacattttgagaTCTAACACCCGTACTACACCTTTTGTAAGAAAATAGAGAGCAGCTTTCAGCTGCAGTTCTTCTAAACTACTGTAGGAAGGCTTCACTAGCATGCTTCCTAAATTGGCAACCATCTGAGGTAATCAATGATGCTGTTAAAACGAGCATCCTTCATTTCTCTCCACCTGCACCAACTGTTGCCTCCTTATTGAGTCCTCTGATCGACAAGTCATAAACAACTTCCTCAATTTTCTTGACATCGTATTTCAGGCCATCATAACGTTTCCTCAGGGAGTCATTCTTCAGGTTGAGGAGACGGAAGCCAGAATCCAGCTCATTGATAAAAGTGGAGATGCGGAGAGGACGAGAATAGTCACCAGCCGTGACGCTGTTCACTGCCAGTCTGGCCTACGAGAGGAAGACACGCAGGAGAACGTCAGCAGAGGACCCCACCCAAATCACGTCACTATTCCCATTGGTTACTTTACCAAATGAAGCAGTTTTGTTCCAGGCAGTCAGATTATTTATACTTCAGGCAGTCAATTATTTATACTTAGAGCTACCTTTTTGTTGACCATAATCCTGGATTTTCAATCAAGTGACTagtttaaatgttaaaatatcagTGAGGAACAACTCTGGCACACAGAGAGGCAGTTTGCTAGAATTTCAGATCATGGTGTTGTGTATGAGAACTTCCAGGAATAACTTGGGAAAGTTAGAAAACACATTACTactattttgggtttttttaggtcaGTTTCAGTCCACGTATCTGCATGAGCATCTTCCTTACCAGCTCACTGGCGAGGGTTAATACACCAGAAAGATAGTCTTCAATGTCCAGGTGAAAGCCCCGCTCTCGGTCAGCTTCAACTAAGATGAAAAACAGAGTGGTAATCAGGTGGTAATGAACATGAGCAAAACCAGCGAGCTGAAATTGCATTTGTTTACTGGAGCTAATTTGAAATATCAAATTTATGAAatattattacaaaataaaagtcAGCCTTTTCCTGTATGTGATGCAATTACTGCCTCTTCTCAGCGTTTTGATTTAGCATCTCTTACATCCTCAACTGGACATGCAATAGGTTATAATTGATCCAACAGAATAACTGAATTTACATCAATTTACAGGAAAGGGGTCTGTActgttttttagaaaaatgttttcctgttccCCCCCCAGTCCTTTGCCATGGGAGGACACAATTCTCTTACAGCATAAGaatttaatctgttttccacactttttaaacacttaaagcaaaaagtgagaaaaataaggTCTCTTCTTTGTATTATTCTTTTTGGTAGATTTACGCAATTCAAATGAATAATCTTCATTGATGAGGAACTTGTTAATGAATAAATACTTTTGTTCACATTAGGTTTGCTGATTTCCACCTTCtaaaagaatttgttttttatatAATGAAATCAAATACCAGATAAATTTTGGAACCTATTTCTggggaagaaatgaaattctGCTGTTTCCCTGTACCTCTGAAAGCTACATCATCTAAAAACATCACaagctttttctcttcagttacAACATTAACTTACTCCCAAGTATTTCTGCAACAGCTTCTCGGGTCACTAACGTTTCTGACTCCAAGTAGACTACAAATGCTGCCAGAAACACCAACCGCTGGAGCACAAACCTCCAGTGCTCATGAAATCTGTTGAAGAAAACACCAAGTCAAGGTATAAATAAGTAACCTCTATTACTGGAGAGTCAGGCAACAAGCACACATTATGCATATATTATGTTTTCCACCTTTACGCACAGCACTTTGCAATATTTTTGGCTTATCAAAACGACACCAGCTTAAAGTCATCTCCTTGGTACTCCAGAACTTCACCCCCCAGATACGACGCTGGACACTAGCATTGGCTCGCACCTCTCGCACACCTACTCAGTTCACAGAGTTTTTCAGGTTGTTGTGCCCACAAGACAGCCagggctttccctcccatcttCCCTCAGCAGATCTGAGCTGACAAGATTCTTGTTCTTTGAAATGTTCTTGCTAGACACTGTCCCCTTCTGGCAGCAAACGAAACACAAAGGTGACAACTTCATTTAGCATCTGCAGTATCAAACTGCCATTTCATGACAGATTTGGAGCTCTGTTTCAGAAATGCCCCAAACCTAACTTAAGTGAAATTATTGGAGCAGCAAATGCTCTGCTCCCAGAAGGAAGGCCACCTCCAACAGAACACCAATTTcttaaactttccttttttaaaaaagtttctagaaaaagaattaaatactggatatttttagtgaaaaattaTAAAGtgagcaaaagcattttttatccGTGCTGATAAAAACCTCGCGCTTCTCTACCATGATTTACTTCTCAAACAGAAAGAAGCACTGGGCCCATAAACCTTTAAATCATTCTTCCAAAGTAATGATGCCAAGTATGTCCAGGGAATTCCCATATCTGTGTCTGGCTGCATGTGATCCTGCACACCTGTAATACTGATCAGCAGGAAACTTGGTCTTCAGAGATTCCAGCTGTGTTCTCACTGTACCGAAGTGTTCACGAGCCTTCTGACATTTCTTTggtactgaaaaagaaacagcgCAACATTCAGTACTTGACAGAGAACAGGGTTTTGTAAACAGAGAGTATTCTAATGTAGACAGCACTATGTATGCTCCTTTGTTGTCCCAGATAGACTACTGACATTCAAACCAGTCTAAGAAATATTCATTGTCGCACCATGAGTCACAAAGGTAGATGAGAAATACTGCTGAGTTTTGGGCTGTTTAATCTGTTCTAGTCCTCAGTTTCAAACTTGAGACAAGATGCCCCAGTGTTATTTAAGAATCACTGCTAATCATGACTAATAACCGCTGATATAAAACTTACGTCAAGGATGAAGAACACATTCTGTAATGGGCACTGACAGCAGATAAGACTGGCAAGGTTGCACAGCCTACAGACCAAGAGGCAACAGGGAATACAAACGGACAGAAGCAGGAACAGAGGAACATGGAGTTGATGTGGTGTCTGCCTATGGATTTAACCGACAAGCAAAGGAGCCTAGCAACGTGCTGAGCAGAGTGATGAGCAAGCAATGCTGAAGGAGATGATGACAAGTAGAGATGGAGACAGGCTGAAAAAGGTGTCGAGTGTAAGACCTCGTCTGAGGTAGCAGAGGGGCAATTTTGTTCGAGAGTCTGCAAAAGTAGAAGAGCTGGGACTCTGGGAACAGGTACTGGGGGGCAATGGAGGgagccagcaggagcagtgaCACAGTTAAAGCCCCACACTACAAGCCCACCCGCGCAGCAGCGCTCTGGAGCAGCAGGGCTACGGgtggtgctgcaggaggaaggacGCAGCAGAGATCAGGGGTCAGCTGGTAACAGGACTGTTTTGAGTTTCAGCTGTGTGGATGGAGTAAGAGAAAGGAGCGGCCAGCTGGGTTGTACAGGTGTTACATAAAGAGAAACACAATGTTCTGGAGAGCGTCCTTAATGCAGCGGTTTAGAAGACAAACCAACAACCAGATCACAAGCAACAGAACAGCACTGCGCACAGCAGCTGGCCCCAAAGAAAGCACACACACCAAGCAGCACCACCAAATGGCTCGTACAGTCAATGgaaaagcaacttttctttctccattttaaaatcttatgatattttttccttattgatCAGAGTTATGTTAGGTAAGGTGCAACGCCCCTTCACGAAATTGCATTTCCTGCTTTAAACAATGTATTTGAAGAAACTGGGGTTTAGCCTGTCCAACGTGTGTTAtagctctgcagagaaaaggTCTCTTGTTTACGTACCACCCGCTGCCACCTCCTGTTTATGGATATGAGTTACAGCCACACTGCACCCACAGCACCAGGGCCTGACAGAACTAATCAAACCAGTACTTCTTAACTGCAGCCTTCTCAGAAAT from Pelecanus crispus isolate bPelCri1 chromosome 5, bPelCri1.pri, whole genome shotgun sequence encodes the following:
- the TSN gene encoding translin, giving the protein MSVSDMFIALQGVLTADQDIREEIRKVVQALEQTAREILTLLQGVHQGAGFQDIPKKCQKAREHFGTVRTQLESLKTKFPADQYYRFHEHWRFVLQRLVFLAAFVVYLESETLVTREAVAEILGIEADRERGFHLDIEDYLSGVLTLASELARLAVNSVTAGDYSRPLRISTFINELDSGFRLLNLKNDSLRKRYDGLKYDVKKIEEVVYDLSIRGLNKEATVGAGGEK